Proteins from one Sarcophilus harrisii chromosome 2, mSarHar1.11, whole genome shotgun sequence genomic window:
- the GPR68 gene encoding ovarian cancer G-protein coupled receptor 1, with the protein MGNITTSNAATNCTIDHTIHQTLAPVVYVLVLAVGFPANCLSLYYGYLQIKAKNELGVYLCNLTVADLLYICSLPFWLQYVLQHDNWLHGDLSCKICGILLYENIYISVGFLCCISIDRYLAVAHPFRFHQFRTVKAAAGVSVGIWAKELLAGVIFLMHTEVMEDKDQHLVCFEHYPIQPWQRKINYYRFSVGFLFPICLLFFSYWGILRAVRRSHGTQKTRKDQIQRLVLSTMVIFLACFLPYHVLLLVRSLWEDSCEFAKEIFNTYHFSLLLTSFNCVADPVLYCFVSENTHRDLARLRASCLGFLTCSGLRGAKEAFPLSSPEALGKNEARREEPELLTKLHPPCPLSSSPGPGGTSQEG; encoded by the coding sequence ATGGGGAACATCACAACGAGCAACGCGGCCACCAACTGCACCATCGACCACACCATCCACCAGACGCTGGCCCCGGTGGTGTACGTGCTGGTGCTGGCGGTGGGCTTCCCGGCCAACTGCCTCTCTCTCTACTACGGCTACCTGCAGATCAAGGCCAAGAACGAGCTGGGCGTGTACCTGTGCAACCTGACCGTGGCCGACCTGCTCTACATCTGCTCGCTGCCCTTCTGGCTCCAGTACGTGCTGCAGCATGACAACTGGCTCCACGGGGACCTGTCCTGCAAGATCTGCGGCATCCTCCTCTACGAGAACATCTACATCAGCGTGGGCTTTCTCTGCTGCATCTCCATCGACAGGTACCTGGCCGTGGCGCACCCCTTCCGCTTCCACCAGTTCCGCACGGTGAAGGCCGCCGCGGGGGTCAGCGTCGGGATCTGGGCCAAGGAGCTGCTGGCCGGGGTCATCTTCCTCATGCACACGGAGGTCATGGAGGACAAGGACCAGCACTTGGTCTGCTTTGAGCACTACCCCATCCAGCCGTGGCAGCGGAAGATCAACTACTACCGCTTCTCGGTGGGCTTCCTCTTCCCCATCTGTCTGCTCTTCTTCTCCTACTGGGGCATCCTGCGGGCCGTGCGCAGAAGCCACGGTACCCAGAAGACCAGAAAGGACCAAATCCAAAGGCTGGTGCTGAGCACCATGGTGATCTTCCTGGCCTGCTTCCTGCCCTACCACGTCCTGCTGCTCGTGCGCAGCCTCTGGGAGGACAGCTGCGAGTTCGCCAAGGAGATCTTCAACACCTACCACTTTTCCCTTCTGCTGACCAGTTTCAACTGCGTGGCCGACCCGGTGCTGTACTGCTTTGTGAGCGAGAACACCCACAGGGACTTGGCCAGGCTGCGGGCTTCCTGCTTGGGCTTCCTCACCTGCTCGGGGCTGCGGGGGGCCAAGGAGGCCTTCCCCCTCAGCAGCCCAGAAGCCTTGGGGAAAAATGAAGCCCGGAGGGAAGAGCCCGAGTTGCTAACTAAGCTCCACCCACCGtgtcctctctcttcctctcccggTCCAGGAGGGACCAGCCAGGAGGGTTAG